A genome region from Solanum pennellii chromosome 12, SPENNV200 includes the following:
- the LOC107006454 gene encoding uncharacterized protein LOC107006454, translating to MTTIRCILAIAVKKEEVYMKFPPGMPSPSSTHVCKLNKSLYGLRQASRQCRPDISYSVQHLSQFMQKPRLPHYSAALRVIQYIRANPDQGLFLQADPSLKLTVFCDADWGSFIDSQRSVSGFFITLGGSSISWKSKKQTSVSLSSAEAEYRSMRQAVAELSWLNRLLVDLGSPPELPIPVH from the exons ATGACTACCATTAGGTGCATTTTAGCTATTGCAGTCAAAAAAG AGGAAGTTTACATGAAGTTTCCCCCCGGTATGCCTTCTCCCAGTTCAACTCATGTTTGCAAGCTTaataagtcactttatggacttcGACAAGCTTCTCGTCAATG TCGTCCAGATATTTCATATTCGGTGCAGCATTTATCGCAATTTATGCAAAAACCGAGGTTACCTCATTATTCAGCTGCTCTTAGAGTTATTCAATATATTCGAGCTAATCCTGATCAAGGCTTATTTTTGCAAGCTGATCCTTCGCTTAAATTGACTGTTTTTTGCGATGCTGATTGGGGTTCTTTCATTGACTCACAAAGATCTGTTAGTGGATTTTTTATTACCCTTGGTGGTTCTTCGATTTCCTGGAAATCGAAGAAACAAACCTCTGTTTCCCTCTCTTCCGCAGAAGCTGAGTATCGATCTATGCGTCAAGCTGTTGCTGAATTAAGCTGGCTTAATCGCCTTCTTGTTGATTTGGGTTCTCCACCTGAACTTCCAATTCCGGTTCATTGA